The Arvicola amphibius chromosome 4, mArvAmp1.2, whole genome shotgun sequence genome includes the window cagcacccacatggcagctcacaactatctgtaactccagttccaggagatccaacatatacagatacacatatggGGAAAACACCAACTCAAGGATCTTGAATATGTATCACCTTTGATACATATTaagattctgattttttttaaaaaaggttcttTCCTGGGTCCCACACCTACTATGTATGTTGGGGAGGGGTGGAAGGGtaagcaaaaaacaaatgaacaaaaatctcTCTGTCCTTTGGTTTCAGGCTCTCATGTCTAACCTGAAGATAGAGAATTTTTATGGGCCATTTTGTTTCTCAACTTAAAAACAGTAATGTCCAAGTACAGAACACTAGTTTAATTGATCAgttattttaaagagaatataaGCTTGCTTTtgtgcatattctctctcttctctctctctgagacaaggtctcactatatcatcctggctgtcctagaaccttctacatagaccaggctggcatggaactcacaaaagttctcctgcctctgcctttgcagtgctgggattaaaggcaagcaccactatgcctggttctctttctttttttaaatgttcttttctatgtttgtgaatattttgattgcatacatgtatgtgtaccatgtgagtgTCTGGGGCCCATAGAGTGCCAGCCAGAAggaggtgccagatcccctgaaagtagagttacaaatgactgtgagctgcccagctgggtgccaggaaccaaacccaggtaaGAGTAACAGATAACCATtgcgccatctctctagcccttaacatttattttattatttttttattgaagtgAAACAGAACTTTTTTTCTActaacttcattttgttttatttttagaatttctcaaaagggtgtatttatttttattttatgtgtgtgggtgttttgcctggaggtatgtctttgcaccatgtgtgtgcggtgcccatggagatcagaagaggatatcagatagAGCTGGGGCTATAGACAggtgttagccaccatgtggtgctggaaattgaactgtgGTTCTCTGATGAGCCCTCAGTGCTCTCAGCCACCGAGCCATCTGTTCAGCCCTTAACTTCACTTTGCAGGGACATAAAATTAGGCCTGGGAGTAACTAAGCAGGGAACCAATGAGAGCTCCAGGGCTTGTCCTGCTGCAGATTTGTAAGTTGTTTCCTGTGTCTCATGTGGCTCTCCCTGAGTGTTCATGGAGTTGCATTAGAGCCCTCAAGCGTGTCGAGAGGTGCAGGCAGGTACAATACTCCCAGAGTGGCCATGCCTTGGTCGGGATGGTGTTTGAAAACCCACCCACTCAGTCATACTGTAAAACAAATACCAAGTAATCTCTTGACAGTTCAACTCAGACCCCCTTTTAGAGTGAGAGTCCTTATCATGGGTGCATAGCCTGAGATCCTCACAGGAATCTGAGGTTATAGGGATGGCCGGTCAAGCAGACTGACTAATATTCCTTTTTCTTAGTCTCGTCTCATCGCCGAGGACATCTCatctgtattagttatttttctgttgctgtgataaggcaCCATGGCCAATGACAGCTCCAGAAAGAGAGtttagccaggtatggtagcacacacctttgatcccagcactcaaggagcagaggcaggcagatcccagtaagtttgaggttagcctggtctacatagtgagttctaggacagtcagggggggagacactgtcttaaaaaagaaaaaaaggaagccgGGAgaaggtggtgcacgcctttaatcccagcactcgggaggcagaggcaggcggatctctgtgagttcgagaccagcctggtctacaagagctagttccaggacaggctccaaagctacagagaaaccctgtcttgaaaaaccaaaaaaaaaaaaaaaagaaaggaaaggtaaaGGAAGAGTTGTTTATTTGTGGTTCCAGAGAAAGGAGTTCATCCTGCCAGGCAGGCAGAATCTGGAAGCAAGaggcacagcagcagagagaacaaactggTAATGAGGTAAACGCTCAAGCCTGCCTGCCCACAGTGATGTGTTTCtaccagcaagaccacacctctctGTCACCCTTcaaacaccaccaacaactgGGACCAATGTTCAAATGCCTGAGTTAGGGGGGAACATTGACTCAAATAACCATTCTGTCTCTGGATGGAGTGCCACTTACAGGCCTTGTGGGCACACCCGTGTTTCATAGCTGGACAAATGGAAAGGAGAGGAGATTTAGGAGAGACACCAGACAACATCTGAAGTCACTTTTGGGGTTCATTCACAGTTTTGTTAAAGTCATTGATGAAGTCATGCTTCTCAACCAGGGAGttaactgtaatcccagctcttgacaGGAGCAGGCAGGAAGCTCATCCTCATTTACATCacagtttaaggctagcctggaacactTGATGCAGTGCAGGTCCCTCATGGTAGGGAAGTCCTGACAGCAGCGACTTAAAACAACCAGTCACACTGgatctgtagtcaggaagcaaaagatgataaatttatttcttttttcagttagGGTAtcaagtagcccaggttggtcttcgAACTCCCTGCAGTTAGGATGACTTTGGAGTtctggtcctcccacctccacctcccaaatgctgggattacaggtgtgcgtcATCAGCATGCTGACTCGAAACACTGGTTTGAAAATGAATTGGCCTAGCGTTAAGTCCTGTCTTGAGTTTTTCTTATGTGATCTTTGACAAGTTTACTAAAGGTGGTTGGTTCACTTCCCCATCCTAAATTAGGTATGAAAATATCTcccattttgctttggtttgacaTTTTGAGACATAGAGTGATgaggtggtcctggctgtcctagaactcagtgtgCAAACCAGGCCAACCTTgaacttgcttctgcctcctgtactgggattgcaggtttgAGCCACACGACAGGTTTAATAGCTTCCTAAAACTGCAGTGGCACACTGGATGTGATGACATATGCTTGCACTCTTAACCGCCAAAGATTCCCCGAACATGAGTTGGTGGAACGGGCCATCAGGCAAGAGTTTGCTGACAAAGCCTGATGGCCCAAGTTTGATCCCCTAATCCTACGGTGTAAGGAAAGAACCCACTTTCcaaagttaccctctgacctccacgtgtgtgccgAGGCACACGTGCAGCCGTCCACCTCCATACATGCACTCTCACATGTAGTAAAACCAAAAAGCACACaaaccagggagagagagaattaaacGAGCTATGTAAAGCTCTTGGCAAGTGGCTAACTCCTGGTAAACACTCCATAAATGGGGAAGTTACTACATATGAGGTCATGTGACCAAGCACATCTGGTGCTCTGCAGCCTTTGAAGAAGAAACAGATAGAATCTGTCATATCTAAACCACAGACGTGTTTTCTCTGGGCagtctttatctttttttccttctctccctcttccttttttgagTTAGGTCTTGTTGTGTAGTTCTGGGGGCAGGACTGGAAGTCTTAActacactggctttgaactcgcaaTGACCCTCTGCCTGATCTGtcttatttgagacaggtctcactaatGTAGCCTGTGCTGGTTTTTTACTCTAtagccaagctggcctcaaattcacagagatctacctgtctctgcctttcaaatgctgagaataaaggcgtgtgccaccacatctggactataatttttttttaccttattaaCACtagaatcaaaatttccacttcctcccctccacccgcttccctcctgctccccccttcccctccccctccagtcctaagagagggcagggtaccctgccctgtgggaagtccaaggccctcccccctccatacaggcctaggaaggtgtgcatccaaatgactaggatcccaaaaagctagtacatgccatagagacaaatcccagtgccattatcattgtcttctcagtctgccccaattgtcagccacattcagagggttcagtttgatcccattctcattcagtcccattccagctggctttggtgagctcccattagctcaggcacactctctcagtgggtgaatcatcccctcgtggtcctgacttggattttaatttttaaaaccgatttgtttttatatataggTGTGTGGGTGCTTGTGGAAGTCAGGAGACGGTGTCAGAACCTCTGGAGCTGAAGTGTTTCTttatgtagtcttgactgtcctagaattagttctgtagaccaggctggcttcgaactcacagagattggcctgtctctgcctcccaagtgctgggattaaaggcatgtaccaccactgcccagcttcacaacacacacacacacacacacacacacacacacacacacacacacgagaatgtACTAGAACATacaaagacttctttttttttttttttttggtttttcgagacagggtttccctgtagtttctagagcctgtcctggaactagctcttgtagcccaggctggcctcgaactcagagatccgcctgcctctgcctcctgagtgctgggattagaggcgtgcgccaccaccgcccagccatacAAAGACTTCTTAAGTTCTTTTAAAGGCCTAAACCTTAGCACCAAACTCTTAGactcaatacacacacactacacacacacacacacacacacacacacacacacacacgaatatgcCAGAGCACACAAAGTGGTTTTATTGCTGGCCCAGCCTGTACATGAGCCAGAACCAAGACCTTTGGCTGGAGACCCGCAGTTTGAGAGTTTGAGCGTAGGCTCTCTGGTTTCTGTTCCTTGTTCTGTGTGGCACCCTGCCTAGAGCCATAGTAGCATCTGTAAGCCCACAGTTTCAACAGGAAGTCTCAGGAGAATATTTCGTTTTAAAGAACACCAGGTCTCTGTGCCTGGGTCTCTGGATGTGTTGGCCACAACATCCCAGGATGTTGTGAAGGCCAAGTGGCAAGTTACTAACCAAGTGCTTTGGAAAATTAAACTCCTTGTTTTGCGGAGTAGCATGGGAACGCTGAGAGGGTGCATGTCTGGTTCTGAGGCTACCAGAGCTGACAGTTGGCTAAAGGCTAGCATTTCCAAGATAAGCCTCACTAGATCCGCATCTCAGGGCCTGCAAGAGAAATGGGAAACGGGAAAGAGGTCCGGTGCCCTGTTCAGGATGGTCTTCCTCTGCACCTGAGGGCGTCTGGATTGCCCAGGTGGCTCCAGAAACAAGCGAGTCTGGGACGAAGCCCCAAAAGAACAGCAGAAGAGAGAGTGCTTTGCCTTGGCTGGTCcgcaggggtgggggcaggagcaggaggcggGGTCTCTCTGGGCCCTTTGGAGACACGTGCGGTTGTTTCCGTGTCTGGGAGATCACATGACCCGCGTCAGCTGACCCGTCACGGTGGCGCTCAGCTCTGGAGCTCAGCGCTCCCCGCCCCGCTGCGACCTGGAGCACAGGACCCTGCAGAGGGGTAAGAGGATCCTCAGGCCTTCTCTCTTTTGTCGCCGGTTCGCCCAGTCACCTGCACCCCAGCTCTCGCTCCTCGCCCATCCCAACCTTCCAGGCCTGGCACCCCGGAAGCCACTGCGAGGAGGGCCGTGGCCGGGCTCAGCCTCGCGCTGCCCCCAGGGGGCCAGGACCAGATGGCCCAGGGGAGCAGAGGGCGGAAAGTGGTTCTTACAACAGGATCAGAGGGCTGGTCTCCATCCCCAGGACCTGACATGGAGGAGCTGCTCCGGAGCGTGGAGAGAGACCTGAACATCGATGCCCGGCAGCTAGCCCCGGCGCCGGGGGGCACCCACGTGGTGGCCCTAGTGCCCGCGCGTTGGCTGGCTAGTCTCCGCGAACGCCGCCTGGGACCCTGTCCCCGGGCCGAGGGCCTGGGTGAAGCGGAAGTCAGGACTCTACTTCAACGCTCGGTACAGAGGCTGCCCCCGTGCTGGACGCGGGTAGAGGTTCACGGGCTGCGGAAGCGGAGACTGTCCTACCCGCTGGGCGGAGTCCTGCCCTTTGAGGAGGGGTCCTGTAGCCCCGAGACTCTCACTCGTTTCATGCAGGAGGTGGCTGCCCAGAATTACCGGAACCTGTGGCGCCATGCATACCATACTTATGGGCAGCCCTATAGTCATAGCACTGCCCCCTCAGCTGTACCCGCCCTAGACTCTATAAGACAGGCTCTACAGAGGGTCTATGGATGCGTCTTCCTGCCAGTGGGTGAATCCACCCAGTGTCCATCAAATGTCAGAGATGGGCCCTGCACCTCTCGGGGAAGCCCTGCCTGCCCTAGCCTTTTGCGAGCTGAGGCCCTGCTGGAGTCACCCGAGATGCTGTATGTGGTACACCCTTATGTACAGTTCTCCCTGCATGATGTAGTTACCTTCAGCCCTGCCAAGCTGACCAACAGCCAAGCCAAGGTGCTTTTCATTCTCTTCCGTGTCCTCAGGGCCATGGATGCCTGTCACCGCCAAGGGCTGGCCTGTGGGGCTTTGTCTTTGCACCACATTGCTGTGGACGAGAAGCTGTGCGGTGAGCTCCGCTTGGACCTGAGTGCTTATGAGATGCCGTCTGAGGATGAGAGCCAGGAGGTCTCTGTAGAGAAAAACGGGACAGGTGTTAAATCTGaaaaagaggaggcagggagacctGCGTGCCCCACCTGCCAGAAGGAACTCAAGGGCCTTGTGGTAGACTGGGTCCACGGCCGAATCAGCAACTTCCACTACCTCATGCAGCTGAATAGGTTGGCAGGTCGCCGACAGGGGGATCCCAACTATCACCCAGTGCTGCCCTGGGTGGTGGACTTTACCACGCCCTATGGGCGCTTCAGGGACCTTCGTAAGTCCAAGTTCCGACTCAACAAGGGGGATAAGCAATTGGACTTCACCTATGAGATGACGCGACAGGCATTTGTAGCAGGTGGTGCAGGAGCTGGGGAGCCTCCTCATGTTCCCCATCACATCTCCGATGTGCTCTCCGACATCACGTACTACGTATACAAGGCTCGGCGCACACCCCGCTCGGTCCTCTGTGGACATGTCCGAGCACAGTGGGAGCCCCACGAGTATCCTGCCACCATGGAGCGGATGCAGACCTGGACACCTGACGAGTGCATCCCTGAGTTCTACACGGATCCCTCTATCTTCTGCTCCATCCACCCCGACATGCCTGATCTGGATGTGCCGGCCTGGTGCAGTTCTAACGAGGAGTTTGTGGCTGCCCATAGAGCGCTGCTGGAGAGCCGGGAGGTGTCTCAAGACCTGCACCATTGGATTGACCTTACCTTTGGCTACAAACTCCAGGGCAAAGAGGCTGTGAAGGAGAAGAATGTGTGTCTGCACCTGGTGGATGCCCACACCCACTTGACCAGCTATGGCGTAGTACAGCTCTTTGATCAGCCGCATCCCCAGCGCCTGGCTGGGGTCCCTGCCCTGGCTCCTGAGCCTCCACTGATCCCCCGGCTATTGGTCCAGCCCATTCAGGAGGCCACAGGCCAGGAGGACATTCCAGGACAACTTATGAATGGGGTAGGCAGGCTTGTTTTAGAGGCCACTCCATGTGAGACTGGCTGGACTAGAGACAGGCCCGTGACAGGGGAGGATGAGTTAGAGCAGGCTACGGAAGCTCTGGATTCCATCTCCGTCCCTGGGAAAGCAGGTGACCAGCTGGGCTCATCCTCCAGTCAAGTCTCACCTGGCCTGTTGTCTTTTTCAACCACCTCAGGCTCTCGACCAGGCCGCAGAAGCAAAGCTGCTGGGTCGGACCTTGGTGAGGGTGAGGAGGGGAAGATTGTTCTTCCTGAGGGCTTCAGTCCCATCCAGGCCTTAGAAGAGCTGGAGAAGATGGGTAACTTCCTGGTTAAAGGCTTAGGGAGCCAGCTGGAGGTGCCTGAACAGCCTCGGGTCCAGCCACCTGTGCACCTACAGCGCCTCTTCCACCGAGACATGCAGGTGCTGGGTGTCCTGTTGGCCGAGATGGTGTTTGCCACCAGGGTCCGCACACTGCCGCCTGATGCACCTTTGTGGGTACGCTTTGAGGCTGTCCGGGGTCTCTGTACACGCCACTCCAAGGATGTCCCCGTGTCTTTGCAGCCTGTACTGGACACACTTCTTCAGCTGAATGGACCCAAAAATCCCGTGGTGGTGAAGAAGGGCAAACTGGACCCACTGTTTGAGTACAGGCCCGTTTCCCAGGGACTGCCCCCACCCAGTCCAGCCCAGCTCCTCAGCCCCTTCAGTTCTGTGGTCCCCTTTCCTTCGTACTTCCCAGCACTACACAGGTTCATCCTGCTGTATCAGGCGAGGCGTGTGGAGGATGAGGCCCAGGGACGGGAGCTGGTGTTTGCTCTGTGGCAGCAACTGGGTGCAGTGCTGAGTGACATCACTCCCGAGGGCTTGGAGATCCTGCTGCCTTTCGTGCTGTCACTCATGTCTGAGGAGCACACTGCTGTGTACACAGCCTGGTACCTATTTGAACCCGTTGCCAAGGCCCTAGGCCCCAAAAATGCTAATAAGTACCTCCTGAAGCCCCTCATTGGTGCCTATGAGAGCCCCTGCCGGCTGCATGGCCGCTTCTACCTGTACACCGACTGTTTTGTGGCCCAGTTGGTGGTGCGGTTGGGTTTGCAGGCCTTCCTCATTCACCTGCTGCCCCATGTCCTTCAGGTACTGGCTGGGCTGGAAGCCTCCCAGGAGGAGAGCAAAGGCCTGGTTGGAACCACTGAGGATGAGGAAagtgagctcccagggtccaggCCTGGTTCGTGTGCCTTTGGGGAGGAGATTCAGATAGATGGGGAACCTGCTGCCTCCTCAGGACTGGGACTCCCAGACTACAGGTCAGGCGTCAGCTTCCATGACCAGGCCGACCTGCCAGACACGGAGGATTTCCAGTCTGGACTTTATGTGGCCGAATctccacagccccaggaagctgaggccatgAGCCTGGGCCAGCTGAGCGACAAGAGCAGCACCAGCGAGACCTCGCAGGGCGAGGAgcggggtggggaggatgggggtGCCCCTGTGGACAAGAACAGCCTGAAGTCAGGGGACAGCAGCCAGGACTTGA containing:
- the Wdr81 gene encoding WD repeat-containing protein 81 isoform X6; amino-acid sequence: MAQGSRGRKVVLTTGSEGWSPSPGPDMEELLRSVERDLNIDARQLAPAPGGTHVVALVPARWLASLRERRLGPCPRAEGLGEAEVRTLLQRSVQRLPPCWTRVEVHGLRKRRLSYPLGGVLPFEEGSCSPETLTRFMQEVAAQNYRNLWRHAYHTYGQPYSHSTAPSAVPALDSIRQALQRVYGCVFLPVGESTQCPSNVRDGPCTSRGSPACPSLLRAEALLESPEMLYVVHPYVQFSLHDVVTFSPAKLTNSQAKVLFILFRVLRAMDACHRQGLACGALSLHHIAVDEKLCGELRLDLSAYEMPSEDESQEVSVEKNGTGVKSEKEEAGRPACPTCQKELKGLVVDWVHGRISNFHYLMQLNRLAGRRQGDPNYHPVLPWVVDFTTPYGRFRDLRKSKFRLNKGDKQLDFTYEMTRQAFVAGGAGAGEPPHVPHHISDVLSDITYYVYKARRTPRSVLCGHVRAQWEPHEYPATMERMQTWTPDECIPEFYTDPSIFCSIHPDMPDLDVPAWCSSNEEFVAAHRALLESREVSQDLHHWIDLTFGYKLQGKEAVKEKNVCLHLVDAHTHLTSYGVVQLFDQPHPQRLAGVPALAPEPPLIPRLLVQPIQEATGQEDIPGQLMNGVGRLVLEATPCETGWTRDRPVTGEDELEQATEALDSISVPGKAGDQLGSSSSQVSPGLLSFSTTSGSRPGRRSKAAGSDLGEGEEGKIVLPEGFSPIQALEELEKMGNFLVKGLGSQLEVPEQPRVQPPVHLQRLFHRDMQVLGVLLAEMVFATRVRTLPPDAPLWVRFEAVRGLCTRHSKDVPVSLQPVLDTLLQLNGPKNPVVVKKGKLDPLFEYRPVSQGLPPPSPAQLLSPFSSVVPFPSYFPALHRFILLYQARRVEDEAQGRELVFALWQQLGAVLSDITPEGLEILLPFVLSLMSEEHTAVYTAWYLFEPVAKALGPKNANKYLLKPLIGAYESPCRLHGRFYLYTDCFVAQLVVRLGLQAFLIHLLPHVLQVLAGLEASQEESKGLVGTTEDEESELPGSRPGSCAFGEEIQIDGEPAASSGLGLPDYRSGVSFHDQADLPDTEDFQSGLYVAESPQPQEAEAMSLGQLSDKSSTSETSQGEERGGEDGGAPVDKNSLKSGDSSQDLKQSEGSEEEEEEEGCVILEEEEESDEVTGASELALSDTMLSMETVVAPSDGREREEEEEPLTEQPEGKEQKILLDTACKMVRWLSAKLGPTVASRHVARNLLRLLTSCYVGPTRQQFTVSGDQSPPLSAGNIYQKRPVLGDIVSGPVLSCLLHIAHLYGEPVLTYQYLPYISYLVAPGSNSSPSRLNSRKEAGLLAAVTLTQKIIVYLSDTTLMDILPRISHEVLLPVLSFLTSLVTGFPSGAQARTVLCVKTVSLIALICLRIGQEMVQQHLSEPVATFFQVFSHLHELRQQDLQLDPKGCAEGQLPEATFSDGHRQPVDPSLLEELQKATSSGRSSPTTSWSGSWQHCIWKASAPALETQPAWSPLCPVPALNGTLRVGAVSWMMATRGPLGVSWLEIAFRSLILNLRAPGHWAPSLESGVGASAAGVKTMP
- the Wdr81 gene encoding WD repeat-containing protein 81 isoform X2, translating into MEELLRSVERDLNIDARQLAPAPGGTHVVALVPARWLASLRERRLGPCPRAEGLGEAEVRTLLQRSVQRLPPCWTRVEVHGLRKRRLSYPLGGVLPFEEGSCSPETLTRFMQEVAAQNYRNLWRHAYHTYGQPYSHSTAPSAVPALDSIRQALQRVYGCVFLPVGESTQCPSNVRDGPCTSRGSPACPSLLRAEALLESPEMLYVVHPYVQFSLHDVVTFSPAKLTNSQAKVLFILFRVLRAMDACHRQGLACGALSLHHIAVDEKLCGELRLDLSAYEMPSEDESQEVSVEKNGTGVKSEKEEAGRPACPTCQKELKGLVVDWVHGRISNFHYLMQLNRLAGRRQGDPNYHPVLPWVVDFTTPYGRFRDLRKSKFRLNKGDKQLDFTYEMTRQAFVAGGAGAGEPPHVPHHISDVLSDITYYVYKARRTPRSVLCGHVRAQWEPHEYPATMERMQTWTPDECIPEFYTDPSIFCSIHPDMPDLDVPAWCSSNEEFVAAHRALLESREVSQDLHHWIDLTFGYKLQGKEAVKEKNVCLHLVDAHTHLTSYGVVQLFDQPHPQRLAGVPALAPEPPLIPRLLVQPIQEATGQEDIPGQLMNGVGRLVLEATPCETGWTRDRPVTGEDELEQATEALDSISVPGKAGDQLGSSSSQVSPGLLSFSTTSGSRPGRRSKAAGSDLGEGEEGKIVLPEGFSPIQALEELEKMGNFLVKGLGSQLEVPEQPRVQPPVHLQRLFHRDMQVLGVLLAEMVFATRVRTLPPDAPLWVRFEAVRGLCTRHSKDVPVSLQPVLDTLLQLNGPKNPVVVKKGKLDPLFEYRPVSQGLPPPSPAQLLSPFSSVVPFPSYFPALHRFILLYQARRVEDEAQGRELVFALWQQLGAVLSDITPEGLEILLPFVLSLMSEEHTAVYTAWYLFEPVAKALGPKNANKYLLKPLIGAYESPCRLHGRFYLYTDCFVAQLVVRLGLQAFLIHLLPHVLQVLAGLEASQEESKGLVGTTEDEESELPGSRPGSCAFGEEIQIDGEPAASSGLGLPDYRSGVSFHDQADLPDTEDFQSGLYVAESPQPQEAEAMSLGQLSDKSSTSETSQGEERGGEDGGAPVDKNSLKSGDSSQDLKQSEGSEEEEEEEGCVILEEEEESDEVTGASELALSDTMLSMETVVAPSDGREREEEEEPLTEQPEGKEQKILLDTACKMVRWLSAKLGPTVASRHVARNLLRLLTSCYVGPTRQQFTVSGDQSPPLSAGNIYQKRPVLGDIVSGPVLSCLLHIAHLYGEPVLTYQYLPYISYLVAPGSNSSPSRLNSRKEAGLLAAVTLTQKIIVYLSDTTLMDILPRISHEVLLPVLSFLTSLVTGFPSGAQARTVLCVKTVSLIALICLRIGQEMVQQHLSEPVATFFQVFSHLHELRQQDLQLDPKGCAEGQLPEATFSDGHRQPVDPSLLEELQKVFTLEMAYTIYVPFSCLLGDIIRKIIPNHELVGELAALYLESISPSARNPASMEPTMPSASPEWDPQSGSCLLDDGHSGTFGSVLVGNRIQIPDSQPESPGPLGPISGVGGGGLSSRSEDNALKRELPRSAHSLSGNWLAYWQYEIGVNQQDAHFHFHQIRLQSFLGHTGAVKCVAPLSSEDFFLSGSKDRTVRLWPLYNYGDGTSETAPRLIYAQHRKSVFYAGQLEAPQYVVSCDGAVHVWDPFTGKTLRTVDPSDSRVPLTAVAVMPAPHTSITMASSDSTLRFVDCRKPGLQHEFRLGGGLNPGLVRALAVSPSGRSVVAGFSSGFMVLLDTRTGLVLRGWPAHEGDILQIKAIEGSMLVSSSSDHSLTVWKELEQKPTHHYKSASDPIHTFDLYGSEVVTGTVANKIGICSLLEPPSQATTKLSSENFRGTLTSLALLPTKRHLLLGSDNGIIRLLA
- the Wdr81 gene encoding WD repeat-containing protein 81 isoform X5 translates to MDACHRQGLACGALSLHHIAVDEKLCGELRLDLSAYEMPSEDESQEVSVEKNGTGVKSEKEEAGRPACPTCQKELKGLVVDWVHGRISNFHYLMQLNRLAGRRQGDPNYHPVLPWVVDFTTPYGRFRDLRKSKFRLNKGDKQLDFTYEMTRQAFVAGGAGAGEPPHVPHHISDVLSDITYYVYKARRTPRSVLCGHVRAQWEPHEYPATMERMQTWTPDECIPEFYTDPSIFCSIHPDMPDLDVPAWCSSNEEFVAAHRALLESREVSQDLHHWIDLTFGYKLQGKEAVKEKNVCLHLVDAHTHLTSYGVVQLFDQPHPQRLAGVPALAPEPPLIPRLLVQPIQEATGQEDIPGQLMNGVGRLVLEATPCETGWTRDRPVTGEDELEQATEALDSISVPGKAGDQLGSSSSQVSPGLLSFSTTSGSRPGRRSKAAGSDLGEGEEGKIVLPEGFSPIQALEELEKMGNFLVKGLGSQLEVPEQPRVQPPVHLQRLFHRDMQVLGVLLAEMVFATRVRTLPPDAPLWVRFEAVRGLCTRHSKDVPVSLQPVLDTLLQLNGPKNPVVVKKGKLDPLFEYRPVSQGLPPPSPAQLLSPFSSVVPFPSYFPALHRFILLYQARRVEDEAQGRELVFALWQQLGAVLSDITPEGLEILLPFVLSLMSEEHTAVYTAWYLFEPVAKALGPKNANKYLLKPLIGAYESPCRLHGRFYLYTDCFVAQLVVRLGLQAFLIHLLPHVLQVLAGLEASQEESKGLVGTTEDEESELPGSRPGSCAFGEEIQIDGEPAASSGLGLPDYRSGVSFHDQADLPDTEDFQSGLYVAESPQPQEAEAMSLGQLSDKSSTSETSQGEERGGEDGGAPVDKNSLKSGDSSQDLKQSEGSEEEEEEEGCVILEEEEESDEVTGASELALSDTMLSMETVVAPSDGREREEEEEPLTEQPEGKEQKILLDTACKMVRWLSAKLGPTVASRHVARNLLRLLTSCYVGPTRQQFTVSGDQSPPLSAGNIYQKRPVLGDIVSGPVLSCLLHIAHLYGEPVLTYQYLPYISYLVAPGSNSSPSRLNSRKEAGLLAAVTLTQKIIVYLSDTTLMDILPRISHEVLLPVLSFLTSLVTGFPSGAQARTVLCVKTVSLIALICLRIGQEMVQQHLSEPVATFFQVFSHLHELRQQDLQLDPKGCAEGQLPEATFSDGHRQPVDPSLLEELQKVFTLEMAYTIYVPFSCLLGDIIRKIIPNHELVGELAALYLESISPSARNPASMEPTMPSASPEWDPQSGSCLLDDGHSGTFGSVLVGNRIQIPDSQPESPGPLGPISGVGGGGLSSRSEDNALKRELPRSAHSLSGNWLAYWQYEIGVNQQDAHFHFHQIRLQSFLGHTGAVKCVAPLSSEDFFLSGSKDRTVRLWPLYNYGDGTSETAPRLIYAQHRKSVFYAGQLEAPQYVVSCDGAVHVWDPFTGKTLRTVDPSDSRVPLTAVAVMPAPHTSITMASSDSTLRFVDCRKPGLQHEFRLGGGLNPGLVRALAVSPSGRSVVAGFSSGFMVLLDTRTGLVLRGWPAHEGDILQIKAIEGSMLVSSSSDHSLTVWKELEQKPTHHYKSASDPIHTFDLYGSEVVTGTVANKIGICSLLEPPSQATTKLSSENFRGTLTSLALLPTKRHLLLGSDNGIIRLLA